A stretch of the Ictidomys tridecemlineatus isolate mIctTri1 chromosome 5, mIctTri1.hap1, whole genome shotgun sequence genome encodes the following:
- the LOC144377929 gene encoding alpha-1-antitrypsin-like protein GS55-LT — protein sequence MPTAASPIAPLCHCLNTDKDRALPHEPPSPHWSWDSEWMMPSSISWGLLLLASLSCLATGCLIEDSEESDAPKHDQENSASHRIAANLAEFAFSLYRVLAHESNTTNIFLSPVSIATALASLSLGTKADTHTQIMEGLGFNLTEISEADIHQGFQHLLQNLNKSNSQLQLTTGNGLFIDHNLKLLDKFLEDIKNLYHSEAFSTDFTNTEEAKKQINTYVEKGTQGKIVDLVKDLDRDSGLALVNYIFFKGTLEEPFKADHTMEQDFHVDEATTVRVPMMNRLGMFDLHYCPTLSSMVLKMKYLGNVTAIFIMPKVGRMEYVEDTLTKEFLDKFLKKDYSGKATVHFPKLIISGTMDLKSVLTRLGITKVFSHEADLSGITEDAPLRVSQALHKAVLTIDERGTEDEGDTVKGPMALTLAPEVKFDRPFLVTLYDHSTESLLFVGRVVNPTIH from the exons GATGATGCCGTCCTCTATCTCgtggggcctcctgctgctggccaGCCTCAGCTGCCTGGCCACTGGCTGCCTGATTGAGGATTCTGAGGAGTCAGATGCACCCAAGCATGACCAGGAGAACTCAGCCTCCCACAGGATCGCCGCGAACCTGGCGGAGTTTGCCTTTAGCCTCTACCGTGTGCTGGCCCATGAGTCCAACACCACCAACATCTTCTTATCCCCCGTGAGCATCGCCACGGCCTTGGCCTCGCTCTCGCTGGGCACCAAGGCTGACACTCACACCCAGATCATGGAGGGCCTGGGCTTCAACCTCACAGAGATCTCAGAGGCTGACATCCACCAGGGCTTCCAGCATCTTCTCCAAAACCTCAACAAGTCCAACAGCCAGCTCCAGCTGACCACTGGCAACGGCCTCTTCATTGACCACAATCTGAAGCTGCTGGACAAGTTCTTGGAGGATATCAAGAACCTGTACCACTCAGAGGCCTTCTCCACCGACTTCACAAACACCGAAGAGGCCAAGAAGCAGATCAACACTTATGTGGAGAAAGGGACCCAAGGAAAAATTGTGGATTTGGTGAAAGATCTGGACAGAGATTCAGGTCTCGCCCTGGtgaactacattttctttaaag GCACATTGGAGGAACCCTTCAAGGCTGATCACACCATGGAGCAAGACTTCCATGTGGACGAGGCCACCACCGTGAGGGTGCCCATGATGAACCGCCTGGGCATGTTTGACCTGCACTACTGCCCCACGCTGTCCAGCATGGTGCTAAAGATGAAATACCTGGGCAATGTCACCGCCATCTTCATCATGCCCAAGGTGGGGAGAATGGAGTATGTGGAGGACACCCTCACAAAGGAATTCCTCGACAAGTTCCTGAAAAAAGATTACAGCGG CAAAGCCACAGTTCACTTCCCCAAACTGATCATCTCTGGAACCATGGATCTGAAGTCTGTCCTGACACGTCTGGGCATCACCAAGGTCTTCAGCCATGAGGCTGACCTGTCTGGGATCACGGAGGACGCTCCCCTAAGGGTCTCCCAG GCCCTGCATAAGGCTGTGCTGACCATCGATGAGAGAGGCACAGAGGATGAAGGGGACACCGTTAAGGGACCCATGGCCCTGACTCTTGCCCCTGAGGTGAAATTCGACAGGCCCTTCCTCGTGACCCTCTATGATCACTCCACCGAGAGCCTCCTCTTTGTGGGGAGGGTGGTGAACCCCACAATACATTAG